The genomic stretch CAAAGGCCGGACATTAAAACTGACAGGACCACTTGTGGTGTCGATAAGTTGCTCCCGGCGGATATAATCTTGGAAAACAGGCTGGTTTAAGGGCAAGCTCTGAGCATAAATCCCCTGAACAGACAAAAACAAGAAAAGCCCTGTAAGCAGTACTACAATGGTAAAATAAAGATCTGCCTTACCACTACAGGAATTACATTTTTCTTTGAACATCACTAAAATCATTGAAAATAAACTAATCAACACACCTGATTATTGCAAAAAGTTAGATAAACGCAGGAAAACTTAAGGGTAAATTGTAGCGAATCGTAAATAAAAAGTCATCACCATAATAGCTTCATGCTAACCATCGGAAACTAACGTAAATAAAAAGTAAAATCTGATTATCCCTCCGTGAGGTACCCAGAAAAACTCCCCGTCACAGATAGCTAAGTTTTTGCCTTCAATGCCGGTTTCTTTACCCAATGTAGAACCAAGAAAAATATACACCACCTCATATTTAAGCAATCAAAAAATCCCTGTATCAAAAAGCTTGAAACTTTAATTAACGCAATAATGTTGCATTAACTACCAGCTCTATTTTAAACTTAAAATCACATCATGAAAATAAACACTTACGATGCTATCATTATCGGCGGCAGCTATGCGGGACTGTCTGCCGCCATGTCTCTGGGACGCGCTTTGCGAAAAGTCCTTATTATAGATAGTGGTAATCCCTGCAACAAACAAACTCCCCACTCACATAACTTCCTGACACAGGATGGGAAAAAGCCAAGCGAAATTGCTGAAATAGGCCTAAAACAGGTACTCAGCTACTCTACCGTGGAAAGTATGAATGGAAAAGTAATCGGTACAACAAAATCCAAGGATGGTTTTGACGTGCAGTTGGCTACTGGTAAAAGCTACTTTGCGAAAAAGTTACTTTTTGCTACTGGCATAGCGGACCAAAAGCCCGCTATAGAGGGATTTGCTGACTGCTGGGGCATTTCGATCATCCATTGCCCTTACTGCCATGGATATGAGGTCAAAGGCCAGCCCACAGCTATCATGGCCAATGGTGACAAGGCCTTCCACCTGAGCAAGCTCCTCCAAAATTGGACAAAT from Echinicola soli encodes the following:
- a CDS encoding NAD(P)/FAD-dependent oxidoreductase, whose amino-acid sequence is MKINTYDAIIIGGSYAGLSAAMSLGRALRKVLIIDSGNPCNKQTPHSHNFLTQDGKKPSEIAEIGLKQVLSYSTVESMNGKVIGTTKSKDGFDVQLATGKSYFAKKLLFATGIADQKPAIEGFADCWGISIIHCPYCHGYEVKGQPTAIMANGDKAFHLSKLLQNWTNELTLLTNGPSELTAEQQAALKANGIPMITDKITSISHKNGQLESIHFETGASISLPVMYAAIPFLQHTDLPEKLGCQVNEHGYLVINEKQETTVPGIYAAGDNSSPLRAVAMAVAGGSKAGAMINFDLVMG